The following are from one region of the Rosistilla carotiformis genome:
- a CDS encoding glycosyltransferase, producing MHVVHLIRDLDAASGGPSRSVPALARSLAAVRPEVKVTVIFQDRGTTMAIDPTQEQRVRFLPVSAAMRTSSLGEALAKVHYDDPVSVVHSHGIWSPTLHRAVRRAMAFGVPHVISPRGMLSMACMGTKPVRKSVAWRLYQRQDLQRAALIHATSTAEREDCLQRGLRSPVHVIPNGCELPSTAVLQRRPKSLPVSDGQPFAIALGRVDPVKGLDTLIDAWEIAAPRSWRLLIAGPGNPEHVDSLRRRIANAGLSELVHWIGPLEEGDKWAALRAASFLVNASKSENFGMAIAEALACETPVIATQGTPWDIVERERCGWWVEGTIGGVATAIRLASAKSEVQLREMGQRGRCLVSKQFDWSSVASKMLACYEQAMR from the coding sequence ATGCATGTAGTCCATTTGATTCGCGATCTTGACGCTGCCAGCGGTGGGCCCAGTCGTTCGGTTCCTGCTTTAGCACGCAGTTTGGCGGCGGTGCGACCTGAGGTGAAAGTCACTGTGATTTTTCAAGACCGCGGCACGACGATGGCCATCGATCCGACGCAAGAACAACGCGTGCGTTTTCTTCCGGTTTCGGCTGCGATGCGCACCTCTTCATTGGGCGAAGCACTGGCGAAGGTTCACTATGATGATCCGGTTTCGGTGGTGCATTCGCATGGGATCTGGAGTCCGACCTTGCATCGCGCCGTTCGGCGAGCAATGGCGTTCGGGGTGCCGCATGTCATCTCTCCGAGGGGGATGCTGTCGATGGCGTGTATGGGGACCAAGCCCGTGCGAAAGTCGGTTGCTTGGCGTTTGTATCAGCGGCAGGATTTACAGAGGGCGGCGCTGATTCACGCTACCAGCACTGCGGAGCGGGAGGATTGCCTGCAACGCGGGCTGCGCTCTCCCGTCCATGTGATTCCCAACGGGTGCGAACTACCTTCGACGGCAGTGTTGCAACGGCGGCCAAAGTCGCTCCCCGTCTCCGATGGGCAACCGTTTGCGATTGCACTGGGACGCGTAGATCCCGTGAAAGGGCTCGACACGCTTATCGACGCGTGGGAAATTGCGGCACCAAGATCATGGCGGTTGTTGATCGCTGGTCCTGGGAATCCCGAGCATGTCGATTCGCTACGGCGTCGGATTGCCAATGCTGGTCTGTCTGAACTGGTGCATTGGATTGGACCGCTTGAGGAGGGTGACAAATGGGCGGCGCTTCGTGCCGCCTCGTTTCTGGTGAATGCGTCCAAGAGCGAGAACTTTGGGATGGCGATTGCAGAAGCATTGGCCTGTGAGACACCGGTGATTGCCACTCAGGGAACACCCTGGGACATCGTTGAGCGGGAGCGTTGCGGATGGTGGGTTGAAGGGACCATTGGCGGGGTGGCAACGGCGATTCGCCTAGCGTCAGCGAAGAGCGAAGTTCAGCTTCGCGAGATGGGGCAGCGCGGTCGGTGTCTGGTTTCCAAGCAGTTTGACTGGTCGAGCGTTGCGTC
- a CDS encoding glycosyltransferase family 4 protein has protein sequence MPQRKLAAIEQAELLIFNSEFTRRRFESFHSVNVDQVVVPLTFEMPACDIDPLSPRRPWILTVGRMEPDRPKGHAETLAVLPQVIERVPDLQWHVVGAGKHLDSFRKQVLQSGCQEHVVIHGFLTNEKLLELYRQSRVFCMPSHGEGFGIVYLEAMSQGCVPIGSTEDAAAEVIGDGGVCVDLAQPDHLAVELEALLTMGSERFDSMSMCAIARSELFSPARFAVRFDDALQRLS, from the coding sequence TTGCCGCAACGGAAGCTCGCTGCGATCGAACAGGCCGAACTGCTGATCTTTAATTCAGAATTCACCAGGCGGCGATTCGAATCCTTTCACTCGGTAAACGTTGATCAGGTCGTTGTTCCGTTGACGTTTGAGATGCCAGCCTGCGATATCGATCCTCTCTCGCCACGCCGTCCTTGGATCTTAACCGTTGGTCGCATGGAACCGGATCGACCGAAGGGACATGCGGAGACGCTGGCGGTGTTGCCACAGGTGATCGAGCGAGTTCCCGATTTGCAGTGGCATGTTGTCGGGGCTGGTAAGCATTTAGACAGCTTTCGAAAGCAGGTGCTTCAGTCGGGTTGCCAGGAACATGTGGTAATTCATGGTTTTCTGACAAACGAGAAGTTGCTTGAACTCTATCGCCAATCGCGAGTTTTCTGTATGCCCAGTCATGGCGAAGGGTTTGGGATCGTTTACCTAGAAGCGATGAGTCAAGGGTGTGTTCCGATCGGTTCGACCGAGGATGCTGCCGCAGAGGTGATCGGTGATGGAGGAGTGTGTGTTGACCTCGCACAGCCTGACCATCTGGCAGTTGAGCTTGAAGCGTTATTGACAATGGGCTCCGAGAGATTCGATTCGATGTCGATGTGCGCCATCGCACGCAGCGAGTTGTTTTCACCCGCCCGGTTTGCGGTGAGGTTTGACGATGCACTGCAGAGGCTATCGTAG